The Prunus persica cultivar Lovell chromosome G7, Prunus_persica_NCBIv2, whole genome shotgun sequence genome has a segment encoding these proteins:
- the LOC18770248 gene encoding cyclin-L1-1: MIYRAILDTFYLTDEQLHNSPSRKDGIDEATETMLRIYGCELIQGSGILLKLPQAVMATGQVLFHRFYCKKSFAGFNVKKVAASCLWLASKLEEECPKKARQVIIVFHRVECRRENKLAIEPLDLNSKKYSDMKTELSRAERHILKEMGFVCHVEHPHKFISNYLATLETSTPRELTQEAWNLANDSLRTTLCVRFKSEVVACGVVYAAARRFRVPLPENPPWWKAFDAEKSGIDQVCRVLAHLYSLPKANYIPVCKDGGDSSFTNKSWNSISQEPLPKENSPSAIDDKSKEREKERDIDRYRSMRIEQQKIRGHLEKSRHHRDRDYHNSSSSSRDEDLHRHHSYV, from the coding sequence ATGATATACAGGGCGATTTTAGACACCTTCTATCTGACCGATGAGCAATTGCACAACTCGCCGTCGAGAAAGGACGGTATAGATGAGGCCACGGAGACCATGCTCAGAATCTATGGCTGTGAGTTAATCCAAGGAAGCGGAATTTTGCTCAAATTACCTCAAGCAGTTATGGCCACTGGTCAGGTTCTGTTTCACCGATTCTATTGTAAGAAGTCGTTTGCAGGCTTCAACGTCAAGAAAGTTGCTGCTAGCTGTTTGTGGCTTGCATCAAAACTGGAGGAGGAATGCCCTAAAAAAGCCAGGCAGGTTATCATTGTTTTCCACAGGGTGGAATGTAGAAGGGAGAACAAGCTAGCAATTGAGCCTTTGGACTTGAATTCAAAGAAATATTCGGACATGAAGACGGAGTTGAGTAGAGCAGAAAGACATATTTTAAAGGAGATGGGTTTCGTTTGTCATGTTGAGCATCCTCATAAGTTTATATCAAATTATCTTGCCACTCTGGAGACATCCACACCGCGGGAATTAACACAAGAAGCCTGGAATCTAGCAAATGACAGTCTGCGTACGACATTGTGTGTGCGATTCAAGAGTGAAGTTGTTGCTTGTGGTGTAGTTTACGCTGCTGCTCGGAGGTTTCGAGTTCCCCTTCCTGAGAATCCGCCATGGTGGAAGGCATTTGATGCTGAGAAATCAGGGATTGACCAAGTTTGTAGGGTGCTGGCTCATCTGTACAGCCTTCCTAAAGCAAACTACATACCAGTCTGTAAGGATGGAGGAGATTCTTCTTTTACTAACAAGTCATGGAATTCAATCTCTCAAGAACCACTTCCAAAGGAAAATAGCCCATCAGCTATTGACGATAAAAGCAAGGAgagggagaaggagagagacaTAGACAGATACAGAAGCATGAGGATAGAGCAGCAAAAGATTAGGGGGCATTTGGAGAAATCAAGACATCACAGAGATCGTGACTATCACaattcctcctcttcttcacgGGATGAGGATCTCCATAGACATCATTCCTACGTTTGA